The Streptosporangiales bacterium nucleotide sequence CTAGAGAGACCGCCGATACCTATACGCATGGCGACAGTCGGCTGTTAATTCCGTTGAATTGTGCTACGTTAACGACGGAATCAGTAGACCAGGGCGTGTCCACGTCCCTACCCGGGCGAAGCGGGGAAGAATGTCCGCCGTGAGACCGACCAAGGCGGCGCGCGAGGATGCCGCCGACACCAACAGCGCGCAGGCGGGGGCCTGGCGGCGCCCGGTGGAGGGGTCGTCCAAGGCCGACCTGGACCCCGTCGACAAGGCACTCGTCGAGGCGCTCCAGCAAGACGGCCGCCGTTCCTACGCGGCCCTCGCCAAGGAGGTCGGGAAGTCCGAGGCCGCGGTACGGCAACGCGTGCAGCGGCTGATCGAGAACGGCGTGATGCAGATCGTCGCCGTCACCGATCCGCTGACCCTCGGCTTCGCGCGGCAGGCGATGGTGGGCATCAGGGCGCACGGCAACGTGCGCAAGCTCGCCGACCAGCTCGCCGCCATCCCAGAGA carries:
- a CDS encoding AsnC family transcriptional regulator, which encodes MSAVRPTKAAREDAADTNSAQAGAWRRPVEGSSKADLDPVDKALVEALQQDGRRSYAALAKEVGKSEAAVRQRVQRLIENGVMQIVAVTDPLTLGFARQAMVGIRAHGNVRKLADQLAAIPEIDYVVVTAGSFDLLVELVCYDDDHLLALVNDHIRSVPEVRDTETFMYLKLRKQTYAWGTP